Below is a genomic region from Magnetococcales bacterium.
TTGAGTCCGCCCCAGCCGCTGCCCGCGGTGACACCGTCCGCCCCGGTCGTGGCGCCGCCTCCTCCCGCGCCGCCCGCGGTGACGGCCAAGGCCCCCGCGCCGCCGCCACCCAAACCCCTCGCCGCCAAACCCGCCGAGGAGACCGCGCCAACTCCCGACCAGGACGAGGAGGAGAAACCCGCCTCCCCCGTTCCGCCCCCGGAATCGGCCCACGCCACCCCCGTGAAGGAGGTGAACGCCGCCGAACTCGAACGGGCCAACAACTGGGTGGCCCGCGCCGCCGCACCCAAACAGTGGGAATGGCCGGTGAAAGGCCCCGTGGTGCAACAGTTCGGCAAGAAGGGGGGCCGGACCTTCACCGGCATCGATATCGCCGCCAATGCGGGAACCCCGGTGCGCGCCACCGCCGACGGCGTGGTCTCCTACGCCATCAACGGCCATCAGGCCCTGGGCAACCTCATCATCCTGCGTCACGGCGGCGGCTTCATGACCGCTTATGCCCACAACGCCCAGATTCTGGTCAAACAAGGGCAAA
It encodes:
- a CDS encoding M23 family metallopeptidase → PEPEEAPLPSANAPLAPVRVSEEMLPPPTLSSHAESPKAPTENKKGPVPHPLENRNIPPPPVDPPKPLVATGKTPGGELSPPQPLPAVTPSAPVVAPPPPAPPAVTAKAPAPPPPKPLAAKPAEETAPTPDQDEEEKPASPVPPPESAHATPVKEVNAAELERANNWVARAAAPKQWEWPVKGPVVQQFGKKGGRTFTGIDIAANAGTPVRATADGVVSYAINGHQALGNLIILRHGGGFMTAYAHNAQILVKQGQKVRQGDQIATVGQSGEVDTPRLHFELRKRIKPLNPLTYLPKNSN